One Paenibacillus sp. FSL W8-0186 genomic window carries:
- the rpmB gene encoding 50S ribosomal protein L28 codes for MSRKCYVTGKSPSTGNNVSHANNHTKRTWGVNVQKVRILVDGKPKRVYVSTRALKSGKVTRA; via the coding sequence ATGTCTCGCAAATGTTATGTGACAGGCAAGAGCCCAAGCACAGGGAACAATGTATCCCACGCAAACAATCACACGAAGCGTACTTGGGGCGTGAACGTACAAAAAGTCCGTATTCTTGTAGACGGTAAACCGAAACGCGTATACGTTAGCACTCGGGCTTTGAAATCCGGTAAAGTAACCCGCGCGTAG
- a CDS encoding DAK2 domain-containing protein codes for MSKRSLNGTDFTAMVLAGAERLHQHAEHVNSLNVFPVPDGDTGTNMNLTMTAGVSELKNNGTGGLGSRAGVLSKGLLMGARGNSGVILSQLFRGFARYAAAYEELNTIHFAAALQSGVDTAYKAVVKPVEGTILTVAKEAAKHAVFYARRTTDVTELMTEVLAKAKEALAHTPELLPVLKQVGVVDSGGQGLVYIYEGFLQVLTNGTIPMEEPVTGQAVSAVKPVSAAPRITPDAPISAQAKLETEDIEFLYDMEFFINRTLGEARNTPFNEDQFREALSKNGDSIIVIADDEVIKVHVHSKAPGEVLNLALRYGEITQIHILNMREQHRDLLSAGMDAAPMPELFADIPAEGLRQTERAEMPADELAPYGFIAVASGQGISDIFTSLGVDVVLAGGQTMNPSTEDFVKAIHSISAQHVFILPNNSNIVLAAQQARDLLEGEREVTVIPSKSIPQGIAAAFAFQEEESVESNADSMMNAVNHVKTGQVTYAVRDTVFDELEITAGHYIGIADSKIVATEAGLLETCRDLLSKMLEGGDEIVTILVGEEASPEMTGELIAWMNETYPDVEVEAHNGGQPIYYYLFSVES; via the coding sequence TTGAGTAAGCGTTCTCTGAATGGAACAGATTTTACCGCTATGGTGTTAGCCGGGGCGGAGAGGCTTCATCAGCATGCCGAGCATGTCAACTCCTTAAACGTGTTTCCGGTTCCGGATGGAGACACGGGGACGAACATGAATTTGACGATGACGGCAGGCGTGTCTGAGCTGAAGAACAACGGTACCGGAGGCTTAGGCAGCCGGGCGGGCGTATTGTCCAAAGGTCTCCTGATGGGCGCGCGAGGCAACTCTGGCGTTATTTTGTCCCAGTTATTCCGTGGCTTTGCCCGCTATGCGGCGGCTTACGAAGAACTCAACACGATTCATTTCGCCGCTGCGCTGCAGAGCGGTGTGGATACCGCCTACAAGGCCGTTGTTAAGCCGGTGGAAGGCACGATTCTTACCGTGGCCAAAGAAGCGGCCAAGCATGCCGTATTCTATGCCAGACGGACGACGGATGTGACGGAGCTGATGACGGAGGTGCTGGCCAAGGCCAAGGAGGCGCTTGCCCATACGCCTGAGCTGTTGCCCGTCTTGAAGCAGGTCGGTGTCGTAGATTCCGGTGGACAAGGACTCGTATATATTTATGAAGGATTCTTGCAAGTTTTAACGAACGGAACGATACCGATGGAAGAGCCCGTAACGGGACAAGCTGTATCCGCCGTAAAACCGGTCTCTGCGGCTCCGCGAATTACACCGGACGCCCCGATTTCCGCCCAAGCCAAATTGGAGACGGAGGATATCGAGTTTTTGTACGACATGGAATTTTTCATCAATCGTACGCTCGGTGAAGCTAGAAATACGCCATTTAACGAAGATCAGTTCCGGGAAGCGCTGTCAAAGAATGGAGATTCCATCATTGTCATCGCTGATGATGAAGTAATCAAAGTACACGTGCATTCTAAAGCGCCGGGCGAGGTGCTGAATTTGGCCCTGCGTTATGGCGAGATTACGCAAATTCATATTTTGAACATGCGCGAGCAGCATCGCGACCTGCTGTCGGCGGGAATGGACGCGGCTCCCATGCCGGAATTGTTCGCCGATATCCCGGCAGAGGGCCTGCGCCAGACAGAGCGTGCGGAGATGCCGGCCGACGAACTGGCGCCTTATGGCTTCATCGCGGTTGCTTCAGGGCAAGGTATCTCTGATATTTTCACCAGCCTTGGCGTTGATGTCGTGCTCGCCGGAGGACAGACGATGAATCCGAGTACCGAGGATTTCGTGAAGGCGATTCATTCGATTTCCGCCCAGCATGTGTTCATTCTGCCGAACAACTCGAATATTGTACTAGCCGCACAGCAAGCGCGCGATCTTCTGGAAGGCGAGCGCGAGGTTACCGTTATTCCAAGCAAGAGCATTCCGCAGGGAATCGCCGCTGCATTCGCGTTCCAGGAGGAAGAGAGCGTAGAGTCGAACGCCGACAGCATGATGAACGCCGTAAACCATGTCAAGACGGGACAGGTGACCTATGCGGTTCGCGATACGGTATTCGATGAACTGGAAATTACAGCCGGTCACTATATCGGCATTGCAGACTCCAAAATCGTGGCAACGGAAGCAGGTCTCCTGGAGACGTGCCGGGATCTGCTCTCCAAAATGCTGGAGGGCGGGGATGAGATCGTAACGATTCTCGTCGGCGAGGAAGCCTCGCCCGAGATGACTGGCGAACTGATAGCTTGGATGAATGAGACTTATCCGGATGTCGAAGTGGAGGCCCACAACGGCGGCCAGCCGATATATTATTATTTATTCTCTGTGGAATCCTAG
- the recG gene encoding ATP-dependent DNA helicase RecG, which translates to MSLDLNEIPVKQVNGVSALKEGELHAFGIFTVNDLMEYYPFRYEDYRLRSLTEVKDGDRITVQAKIMGVPVLQRYGRKSRLTCKMVAEDWMFTATWFNRHFLKDQLTAGREIVLTGKWDQRRSQLTVSESEFPDRGTLRSGSLQPVYSVGGKITQTWMRKTIGQALQQYGEMIPEILPPELLRKYELMPRRQAIWRIHQPQDSEEGQQARRRMVYEELFLFQLKLQAYRAMNHERMDGVKHEVDNATIREFVRSLPFELTDAQKKVELEILQDMRSPYCMNRLLQGDVGSGKTVVAAIALYAAVKSGHQGAFMVPTEILAEQHMRSLSRLFEPFGITVGLLTGSVTGRKRKDLTASLQMGLTDIVVGTHALIQEDVFFRSLSLVVTDEQHRFGVNQRSILRRKGFNPDVLTMTATPIPRTLAITAFGDMDVSTLSERPKGRKPISTYWVKHHMMDRVLGFIQREVSAGRQAYLICPLIEESDKLDVQNAIDLHVSMQQAFPHFKVGLLHGRMTAAEKDEVMRSFYDNEVQLLVSTTVVEVGVDVPNATLMIVMDADRFGLSQLHQLRGRVGRGEHASYCVLIAEPKSEVGQERMKVMTETDDGFEVARRDLELRGPGDFFGTKQSGVPEFRIADMVSDFAVLEAARDDAARLVGDESFWTSPQYEPLRGYLQREQVFQGELID; encoded by the coding sequence ATGAGTTTGGATTTAAACGAAATTCCGGTAAAGCAGGTTAACGGCGTGAGTGCTCTCAAAGAAGGAGAGCTTCACGCCTTTGGCATCTTTACGGTAAATGATTTAATGGAATATTATCCGTTTCGGTATGAAGATTACCGGCTGCGCTCTTTGACGGAGGTGAAGGACGGCGACCGGATTACTGTCCAAGCCAAGATCATGGGAGTGCCTGTACTGCAGCGCTACGGCCGGAAATCGAGGCTGACGTGCAAAATGGTGGCCGAGGACTGGATGTTCACGGCGACCTGGTTTAACCGCCACTTCTTGAAGGATCAGCTGACGGCGGGACGGGAGATCGTGCTCACGGGCAAATGGGACCAGCGGCGCAGCCAATTGACGGTCTCGGAGTCGGAGTTTCCCGACCGCGGCACGCTGCGCAGCGGGAGCCTGCAGCCGGTATATTCGGTAGGCGGGAAAATTACGCAGACCTGGATGCGCAAAACGATCGGACAGGCACTGCAGCAATATGGGGAGATGATTCCGGAAATTTTGCCGCCGGAGCTCCTGCGTAAGTATGAGCTGATGCCGAGACGGCAGGCGATTTGGCGCATTCATCAGCCGCAGGACAGCGAGGAAGGGCAGCAGGCGCGCCGCCGGATGGTCTATGAGGAGCTGTTCCTGTTTCAGTTGAAGCTGCAGGCCTACCGGGCGATGAATCACGAGCGGATGGACGGAGTGAAGCATGAGGTGGATAATGCGACGATCCGTGAGTTCGTTCGCAGTCTTCCCTTTGAGCTGACAGATGCCCAGAAGAAGGTGGAGCTGGAGATCCTGCAGGATATGCGTTCTCCGTACTGCATGAATCGTCTGCTGCAGGGGGATGTAGGCTCGGGCAAGACGGTTGTGGCGGCCATTGCGCTGTATGCGGCGGTCAAATCGGGACATCAGGGCGCATTTATGGTGCCAACGGAAATATTGGCGGAGCAGCATATGCGCTCATTGTCCCGGTTGTTCGAGCCGTTCGGCATTACCGTAGGCCTGCTTACGGGCAGTGTGACCGGGCGCAAGCGCAAGGATTTGACTGCCTCGCTGCAAATGGGGCTAACGGATATCGTCGTCGGGACCCATGCGCTTATTCAAGAGGACGTGTTCTTCCGTTCGCTCAGCTTGGTCGTGACTGACGAGCAGCACCGGTTTGGCGTCAATCAGCGCAGCATCCTGCGGCGCAAAGGCTTCAATCCGGACGTGCTGACGATGACGGCGACGCCGATTCCCCGCACGCTGGCGATTACGGCCTTTGGCGACATGGACGTGTCCACACTGTCCGAGCGGCCGAAGGGACGCAAGCCGATTTCGACCTATTGGGTGAAGCATCACATGATGGATCGCGTGCTTGGGTTTATCCAGCGCGAGGTGTCCGCGGGAAGGCAGGCCTATCTGATCTGCCCGCTGATCGAGGAGTCTGATAAGCTGGATGTGCAGAATGCCATTGATCTGCACGTCTCGATGCAGCAGGCGTTCCCGCACTTCAAGGTCGGGCTGCTGCACGGGCGGATGACCGCGGCCGAGAAGGACGAGGTCATGCGTTCGTTCTATGACAATGAAGTGCAGCTGCTCGTTTCGACGACCGTCGTGGAGGTCGGCGTGGATGTGCCGAACGCGACGCTGATGATCGTGATGGACGCGGACCGCTTTGGCCTGTCGCAGCTGCATCAGCTGCGCGGCCGGGTTGGCCGGGGGGAGCACGCTTCGTATTGCGTGCTCATCGCCGAGCCGAAGTCGGAGGTCGGTCAGGAACGGATGAAGGTCATGACCGAGACGGACGACGGCTTCGAAGTGGCTCGCCGGGACCTGGAGCTGCGCGGTCCCGGGGATTTCTTCGGCACCAAGCAGAGCGGGGTGCCGGAATTCCGAATCGCAGACATGGTCAGCGATTTCGCGGTGCTGGAGGCGGCACGGGACGATGCCGCCCGTTTGGTCGGCGACGAGTCTTTTTGGACGTCGCCGCAGTATGAGCCGCTGCGCGGGTATCTGCAGCGGGAGCAGGTGTTCCAAGGCGAACTGATCGATTGA
- the rpe gene encoding ribulose-phosphate 3-epimerase, translated as MRKINIAPSILSADFGKLAQEVAEVERSGADWLHVDVMDGHFVPNMTFGPLVLEAVAPHTKLFLDVHLMIEHPERYIEAFAKAGASLITVHAEACVHLHSVIQQIKSLGVKAGVAINPATPALAVREVIEDLDLILVMTVNPGFGGQAFIPGTVRKISQIAEWREQLGLTGLHIEVDGGITAATAPTVVEAGADVLVAGSAVFGREDRAAAISEIRGSVERF; from the coding sequence ATGCGAAAAATCAACATAGCACCGTCTATTTTGTCCGCGGATTTTGGGAAATTGGCTCAAGAAGTCGCCGAGGTTGAGCGCAGCGGCGCCGACTGGCTTCATGTCGATGTCATGGACGGCCATTTCGTGCCCAACATGACGTTCGGACCGCTGGTGCTGGAAGCCGTGGCGCCTCATACGAAGCTGTTCCTGGACGTGCACCTCATGATCGAGCATCCGGAGCGTTATATCGAAGCGTTCGCTAAGGCAGGAGCAAGCCTGATTACGGTTCATGCCGAGGCTTGTGTGCACCTGCACAGCGTCATCCAGCAAATCAAGAGCCTGGGCGTAAAGGCAGGGGTCGCCATCAATCCGGCTACGCCGGCGCTGGCGGTTCGCGAAGTGATCGAAGATCTTGATCTCATACTTGTCATGACGGTGAATCCGGGCTTCGGCGGGCAAGCCTTCATCCCGGGAACAGTCCGCAAGATTTCGCAAATTGCCGAGTGGAGAGAGCAGCTGGGATTAACGGGCCTGCATATCGAAGTTGACGGCGGGATTACCGCTGCTACGGCGCCAACCGTAGTAGAGGCCGGGGCAGATGTGCTAGTTGCGGGCAGTGCGGTGTTCGGGCGCGAGGACCGGGCGGCAGCGATTTCTGAAATCCGCGGCAGCGTGGAGCGTTTCTAG
- the spoVM gene encoding stage V sporulation protein SpoVM, whose translation MKFYTFKLPKFLGGFVKAVLNTFQKN comes from the coding sequence ATGAAATTTTACACATTCAAGCTGCCTAAGTTTTTGGGCGGATTCGTCAAAGCGGTATTGAACACATTTCAGAAAAATTAG
- a CDS encoding DegV family protein, translating to MTKVVIVADSTADVPKTTAEEYGIHIVPMRLAFGEESFLEGVDITAAEFYDKLTKSRELPKSSQTSPSQYAEVYRNLLEANPGSPIVSIHISSGMSGTYQSALLAKTMLEEETGKELDITVIDSLSASYGFGLQVVEAARMASKGATVDQIKAEVERLGRSRRLYFLVDTLEYLQKGGRIGKAAAILGTLLNIKPILSVDQEGIIYAVDKARGRKKAVSRVIELFVNDFGNHKDLNVAVCDGVNPELAQEFVDLLSQHFTLHEVVRTDIGAVVGSHTGPGVVAIFVWPA from the coding sequence ATGACCAAGGTTGTCATCGTTGCAGACAGTACGGCTGACGTACCGAAGACTACGGCGGAGGAATATGGCATTCATATCGTGCCGATGCGTCTTGCGTTCGGCGAGGAATCTTTTCTGGAGGGCGTCGACATTACAGCGGCAGAGTTCTACGACAAACTGACAAAGTCGCGTGAGCTGCCGAAGAGCTCCCAGACGTCCCCGTCCCAGTATGCCGAGGTCTACCGCAATTTGCTGGAAGCGAATCCGGGCTCGCCGATCGTATCCATCCATATCTCTTCCGGCATGAGCGGAACCTATCAATCGGCCCTCTTGGCGAAGACGATGCTGGAGGAAGAGACGGGCAAGGAGCTCGATATTACAGTCATTGATTCCTTAAGTGCTTCCTACGGCTTTGGTCTTCAAGTGGTTGAAGCGGCAAGAATGGCCTCTAAGGGAGCCACCGTGGACCAGATCAAAGCCGAGGTCGAACGCCTTGGGCGCAGCCGCAGGCTGTACTTCCTGGTTGATACGCTGGAGTATTTGCAGAAGGGCGGACGGATCGGCAAAGCGGCGGCTATTCTTGGCACGCTGCTGAACATCAAGCCGATTCTGTCGGTGGATCAGGAGGGCATTATCTACGCAGTGGATAAAGCGAGAGGCCGCAAGAAGGCGGTATCGCGGGTTATCGAGCTGTTCGTGAATGATTTTGGCAATCATAAAGATTTGAATGTTGCGGTTTGCGACGGTGTGAATCCAGAGCTCGCCCAGGAGTTTGTGGATTTGCTGTCCCAGCACTTCACGCTGCATGAGGTGGTTCGCACGGACATCGGCGCAGTCGTAGGTTCACATACCGGCCCGGGAGTGGTAGCTATATTCGTGTGGCCGGCTTGA
- the rsgA gene encoding ribosome small subunit-dependent GTPase A gives MPEGLIVKALSGYYYVKPLASAEEIVLQCRGRGIFKKKGITPLVGDQVLYTPTENGEGTVDEILPRDTELIRPPIANASHAVLLFSVKEPDLNLQLLDKFLVHIEHAGLLPLICLTKEDLLDEQGDEQDRNLTKQVGELYEKVGYEVIITSSLTGSGTDEVKARLAGHISVFAGQSGVGKSSLLNAMLPGLSLETSEISLKLGRGRHTTRHVELIELDNGGYVADTPGFSQLDFLELGVEELSSCFIEFSEYAEQCKFRGCSHLHEPGCRVRAAVEEGEIVSSRYKHYVQFYEEMKDKKRRY, from the coding sequence ATGCCTGAAGGTTTAATTGTTAAGGCATTAAGCGGATATTACTATGTGAAGCCGTTAGCCTCGGCAGAGGAGATTGTTCTCCAATGCCGGGGCCGCGGCATTTTCAAGAAAAAGGGGATTACTCCGCTCGTAGGGGACCAAGTTCTATATACCCCTACCGAGAACGGGGAAGGCACGGTAGACGAAATACTGCCGCGCGATACGGAGCTGATCCGTCCGCCCATCGCTAATGCCAGCCATGCGGTTCTGCTGTTCTCCGTGAAGGAGCCGGATTTGAACCTGCAGCTGCTGGACAAGTTCCTCGTACATATCGAGCATGCGGGACTCCTCCCCCTGATTTGCCTGACGAAGGAAGATCTGCTGGATGAGCAGGGCGACGAACAGGATCGTAATTTAACGAAGCAGGTTGGCGAGTTATATGAAAAGGTAGGCTATGAGGTTATCATTACTAGCTCCTTGACGGGAAGCGGGACGGATGAAGTAAAGGCGCGGCTGGCTGGCCACATCAGCGTGTTTGCCGGGCAATCGGGCGTGGGAAAATCATCTCTGCTGAACGCCATGCTGCCGGGTTTATCGCTAGAAACAAGTGAAATCAGCCTGAAGCTGGGCCGCGGCCGACATACGACGCGCCATGTGGAGCTGATCGAGCTGGATAATGGCGGTTATGTTGCGGATACTCCCGGGTTCAGCCAGCTGGACTTCCTGGAGCTGGGCGTAGAGGAGCTGTCATCCTGTTTTATCGAATTCAGCGAATATGCGGAGCAATGCAAATTCCGGGGCTGCAGCCATCTGCATGAGCCGGGGTGCCGGGTCAGAGCGGCGGTAGAGGAAGGCGAAATTGTCTCCAGCCGCTACAAGCACTATGTACAGTTCTATGAGGAAATGAAAGATAAAAAACGGAGGTACTAA
- a CDS encoding Asp23/Gls24 family envelope stress response protein, giving the protein MAIELHTEHGTVHISDEAIAVIAGSAAMECYGLVGMASRKQFKDGFAELIGRENLARGVEVNLENNQLSIHLYIIVSYGTKISEVAHNIQQKVKYVLTEVVGLEVAYVNISVQGVRVSS; this is encoded by the coding sequence GTGGCTATTGAACTACATACGGAGCATGGGACAGTCCATATTTCCGATGAAGCCATAGCGGTGATCGCCGGATCGGCCGCCATGGAATGTTATGGATTGGTAGGAATGGCAAGCCGCAAGCAGTTCAAGGACGGTTTTGCCGAATTGATTGGGAGAGAGAATCTGGCCCGTGGTGTGGAAGTGAACCTGGAGAATAATCAATTGTCGATTCATCTTTATATTATAGTTAGTTATGGCACGAAAATTTCCGAGGTCGCACACAACATACAACAAAAAGTAAAATATGTACTCACCGAAGTCGTTGGACTCGAAGTAGCGTATGTCAACATCTCGGTTCAAGGCGTACGTGTATCAAGCTAG
- a CDS encoding stage VI sporulation protein F yields the protein MSYQQYGISPQLVERIKLKMKNPAVKERIKSLADGLTKSDLQDRAKVRRLVKSATSILNERLTSVQEEQIVQFVIAQKVDPRNTFHLLKLWSMFR from the coding sequence TTGAGTTATCAGCAATATGGCATCAGTCCGCAGCTGGTGGAGCGCATTAAGCTGAAAATGAAAAACCCAGCCGTAAAAGAGCGCATCAAGTCCCTCGCCGATGGTCTGACTAAATCGGACCTGCAGGATAGAGCCAAGGTCAGACGGCTGGTGAAGTCGGCAACCTCGATTTTGAATGAACGCTTGACAAGCGTGCAGGAGGAACAGATCGTCCAGTTTGTCATCGCTCAAAAAGTCGACCCTCGGAATACGTTCCATCTCCTTAAGTTATGGAGCATGTTTAGGTAA
- a CDS encoding succinylglutamate desuccinylase/aspartoacylase family protein, producing the protein MLVQKYTLLPGTSYATPYYVAQSARPGPTAMIVAGIHGNETGSIQAARRLVRMLGTDELRLHTGRLVIVPTVHRRAYRQRIRGVPDLNRTFPRKAGQTAKHPLSAALFDTARRYRPSWYLDLHEANGLSQQNSKVLGQTLITDPGSRSVSAARKIIKGVNRTIRAKSQSFNLRLHELPGSSRTAAARILGARTVTVETGWSLPFSTRVQYQIDVVRRFLGEAGLTKS; encoded by the coding sequence ATGCTGGTACAGAAGTATACGCTGTTGCCGGGCACATCCTACGCTACTCCTTACTATGTGGCGCAAAGCGCGCGGCCCGGACCAACCGCTATGATCGTTGCAGGGATACACGGCAATGAGACCGGCAGCATCCAAGCGGCTCGCAGGCTCGTCCGCATGCTGGGCACAGACGAGCTTAGGCTTCATACAGGACGTCTTGTCATCGTCCCCACGGTCCATAGGCGTGCATATCGCCAGCGTATTCGCGGCGTGCCGGATTTGAACCGCACCTTTCCCCGCAAAGCAGGCCAAACAGCGAAACATCCGCTATCCGCGGCGCTGTTTGATACAGCAAGACGCTATCGCCCCTCCTGGTATCTGGATCTTCATGAAGCGAACGGTTTATCGCAGCAAAACTCCAAGGTACTGGGCCAAACGCTGATCACTGATCCGGGCAGCCGGTCCGTATCTGCCGCACGCAAAATCATCAAAGGAGTCAACCGCACCATCCGGGCCAAATCCCAATCCTTCAATCTGCGGCTGCATGAGCTGCCTGGCTCCTCCCGCACCGCCGCAGCCCGTATTCTTGGAGCACGGACAGTCACCGTAGAGACAGGCTGGAGCCTGCCCTTTTCCACCAGGGTACAATACCAAATCGATGTCGTACGCCGCTTTCTTGGCGAAGCGGGATTAACGAAGAGCTAA
- a CDS encoding DNA polymerase IV, with the protein MISARERTIFLADCQSFYASIEKADHPGCQNKPVAVAGDPARRSGIILAACPIAKSFGVTTAERLGEAIRKCPGLVVMRPRMQHYIDISLMITDIYREYTDLVEVFSIDEQFLDVSGSLHLFQGDPLAMARSIQQKVLKQTGVWVRIGISSNKMLAKLATDIWAKKNESGLYVLPKANVPEALWPQPIPKMFGVGSRMAAHFTRLGMYQIGDIAQTPLPVLKDKFRARFGKQSDIQAEVMWRTANGLDDSPVTPRTFDAAPKSVSHMMTLPRDYAEQDEIDTVLLELVEEVCRDCRRKGYMGQVVTVSCLCSPYDARLGFSRQMKMADPSHHTNTVYEAAKRLFYRHWNTLPVRRLGVALSGLASDQGYQLTLFEDQVKLRALDKATDLIKDRYGSAAIMRASSLTTSGQARERARKIGGHYK; encoded by the coding sequence ATGATAAGCGCGCGCGAAAGGACGATTTTTTTGGCAGATTGCCAAAGCTTCTATGCCAGCATCGAAAAAGCGGATCATCCGGGATGCCAGAACAAACCGGTAGCCGTAGCGGGAGACCCCGCCCGCCGTTCAGGAATTATTCTGGCGGCCTGCCCCATCGCCAAAAGCTTTGGGGTAACGACGGCGGAGCGTCTGGGAGAAGCGATCCGCAAATGCCCGGGTCTCGTCGTCATGCGCCCGCGGATGCAGCATTACATCGATATATCTCTGATGATTACGGACATTTACCGGGAATACACCGATTTGGTCGAAGTTTTTTCGATCGACGAGCAATTTCTCGACGTATCGGGAAGCCTGCACCTGTTCCAGGGCGATCCGCTCGCCATGGCGAGGTCGATTCAGCAGAAGGTGCTTAAACAGACCGGCGTATGGGTACGCATCGGCATCAGCTCCAACAAAATGCTTGCCAAGCTGGCTACTGACATCTGGGCGAAGAAAAATGAGAGCGGACTATATGTCCTGCCCAAAGCTAATGTGCCTGAGGCGCTTTGGCCGCAGCCGATTCCCAAAATGTTCGGGGTCGGCTCCCGTATGGCTGCTCACTTCACCCGGCTCGGAATGTACCAGATCGGCGATATTGCCCAAACACCGCTGCCGGTGCTGAAGGACAAATTCCGCGCCCGCTTCGGCAAGCAAAGCGATATTCAGGCGGAGGTCATGTGGAGGACGGCGAACGGGCTTGACGATTCCCCGGTGACGCCGCGCACCTTCGACGCCGCGCCGAAATCGGTCAGCCATATGATGACGCTGCCGCGGGATTATGCCGAGCAGGATGAGATCGACACCGTATTGCTTGAGCTTGTAGAGGAGGTCTGCCGGGATTGCCGGCGCAAAGGTTATATGGGGCAGGTCGTTACCGTCAGCTGCCTGTGCAGTCCCTATGATGCGCGCCTCGGCTTCTCCCGGCAGATGAAGATGGCCGATCCGAGCCATCATACAAATACCGTCTACGAAGCGGCCAAGAGACTGTTCTATCGCCACTGGAACACTCTGCCGGTACGCCGCTTAGGCGTTGCGCTTAGCGGTCTTGCCTCCGACCAGGGCTACCAGCTGACCCTTTTTGAGGATCAAGTAAAGCTTCGGGCCTTGGACAAAGCAACCGATCTGATTAAAGACCGCTACGGCAGCGCGGCGATTATGAGAGCCTCCTCATTGACGACATCAGGGCAGGCCAGAGAACGGGCAAGAAAGATTGGAGGGCACTATAAATGA